The following are encoded together in the Bactrocera neohumeralis isolate Rockhampton chromosome 6, APGP_CSIRO_Bneo_wtdbg2-racon-allhic-juicebox.fasta_v2, whole genome shotgun sequence genome:
- the LOC126761273 gene encoding ribosome biogenesis protein SLX9 homolog: MGKVNKNIRMKAKAAVSKAATATNNIKTKIQNVGKKDDTGVLEDTLLLTKTPTKKKAITKREKVRQKHKHLMNKFALIKKQRKEEAARKNREKTAVIGDLKPLKDALPSLDELFKLSKQSDSKTGIKHIDEPTSKENPKDDKKLNVKQKLKKKKEKFVRQVSSYQALLKDPDFKKNPRDAISYHIKYTRGLIDE, from the coding sequence ATGGGAAAAGTCAACAAAAACATCCGCATGAAAGCCAAGGCTGCAGTATCAAAAGCGGCTACCGCCACCAacaacattaaaacaaaaatacaaaatgttggCAAGAAAGATGATACGGGTGTCCTCGAGGACACACTTCTCCTAACTAAGACGCCTACTAAGAAAAAAGCAATTACCAAACGCGAGAAAGTGCGCCAGAAACATAAACATCTAATGAATAAATTCGCATTGATAAAAAAGCAACGTAAAGAGGAAGCAGCGCGCAAAAACAGAGAAAAGACGGCGGTTATAGGTGACTTGAAGCCTCTGAAAGATGCATTACCCTCCTTAGATGAACTATTTAAATTAAGTAAGCAATCTGATAGTAAGACGGGAATAAAACACATCGATGAGCCGACATCTAAGGAGAATCCAAAAGATGATAAGAAATTGAATGTTAAGCAAaagttgaagaaaaagaaagagaaatttGTACGACAAGTTAGCTCTTACCAGGCCCTTCTGAAAGATCcagattttaagaaaaatcCTCGTGATGCAATTTCCTATCATATAAAATACACACGTGGCCTTATAGATGaataa
- the LOC126761270 gene encoding cyclin-dependent kinase 8 has protein sequence MDYDFKMKTQMERTKVEDLFNYEGCKVGRGTYGHVYKAKWKERTDGKEYALKQIDGTGLSMSACREIALLRELKHQNVITLIRVFLSHNDRKVFLLIDYAEHDLWHIIKFHRAAKAAKKQVIVPRGMVKSLLYQILDGIHYLHSNWVLHRDLKPANILVMGDGNERGRVKIADMGFARLFNAPLKPLADLDPVVVTFWYRAPELLLGARHYTKAIDIWAIGCIFAELLTSEPIFHCRQEDIKTSNPYHHDQLDRIFNVMGFPQDKDWEDIKKMPEHHTLIKDFKRSTYSTCSLAKYMERHKIKPDSKAFHLLQKLLLMDPNKRITSEQAMQDPYFQEDPLPTQDVFAGTPIPYPKREFLTDDDQEDKADNKRQQQQQQQQQQQQQQEPNAKRVRLSGPAGPGQQQQQVQQSQDFHHQQQQQQQMMFNQQQNFQQRF, from the coding sequence ATGGATTACGATTTTAAGATGAAAACGCAAATGGAACGAACAAAAGTGGAGGACCTCTTCAACTACGAAGGCTGTAAGGTAGGACGCGGTACGTATGGTCATGTCTACAAAGCAAAATGGAAGGAGCGTACTGACGGCAAAGAATATGCACTGAAGCAGATAGATGGTACTGGTTTATCCATGTCTGCATGTCGCGAAATCGCACTTCTTCGAGAACTCAAACATCAAAATGTAATCACATTGATTCGGGTGTTCCTTTCTCACAACGACCGTAAAGTATTTCTTTTAATCGATTACGCTGAGCACGATTTATGGCACATTATTAAGTTCCATCGTGCTGCTAAAGCCGCCAAGAAGCAAGTAATTGTACCTAGAGGAATGGTGAAAAGTTTATTGTATCAAATTTTGGATGGAATACACTATTTACATAGTAACTGGGTTTTACATCGAGATCTAAAGCCGGCAAATATTTTAGTAATGGGTGATGGTAATGAGAGGGGACGCGTAAAAATTGCAGATATGGGATTCGCTCGTCTGTTTAACGCGCCACTTAAGCCGTTAGCAGATTTAGATCCAGTAGTTGTAACATTCTGGTATCGGGCACCAGAACTGCTATTAGGTGCGCGTCATTACACTAAAGCAATTGATATTTGGGCAATTGGTTGCATTTTCGCCGAATTGCTTACGTCCGAGCCAATTTTCCATTGTAGACAAGAAGATATTAAAACTAGTAATCCATATCACCATGATCAACTGGATCGTATCTTCAATGTAATGGGATTTCCTCAAGACAAGGATTGGGAGGACATCAAAAAAATGCCTGAGCATCATACTCTAATAAAAGATTTCAAACGTTCAACTTATTCGACTTGCTCTTTAGCTAAATATATGGAACGCCACAAAATTAAGCCAGATAGCAAAGCATTCCATCTTTTACAGAAACTTCTACTTATGGATCCTAATAAACGCATCACTTCAGAACAAGCTATGCAAGATCCATACTTCCAAGAAGACCCACTGCCTACGCAGGACGTTTTTGCGGGTACCCCTATTCCTTATCCGAAGAGAGAATTTTTAACAGATGATGACCAAGAAGATAAAGCAGACaacaaaagacaacaacaacaacagcagcagcagcagcagcagcaacagcaagagCCAAATGCTAAAAGAGTTCGTTTATCAGGGCCTGCTGGTCCTggtcaacagcaacagcaagtgCAACAATCTCAAGATTTTCATcatcagcaacagcagcaacaacaaatgatgtttaatcaacaacaaaattttcagcaacgtttttaa
- the LOC126761267 gene encoding probable splicing factor, arginine/serine-rich 7: MAGGNQARVIQVTNIAPQATKDQMQTLFGNIGKIEEIRLYPTVRDVSCPVQSRICYVKYAESSCVPVAQHLTNTVFIDRALIVIPVLAIPEEYRALEMSKNGTIVPGLQKPDSKLPPEVINRIEGQSPQQVIKTYDPKLLDNNLPEYPALPSFYDARKIEEIRRTIIVCDVKNEWRLDDLMECFQRAGEVKYARWAEKDGKTYCMIEFCDQPSIIHALKMQGHEFKGGYLNVYHSTDSITKPEAKSNEAAQAEIEEAMTIVKEAQNMISAAIDPVIGMLAKDKRRRSRSRSRSRDRRTSRSRSHRSRSRRRSRSRTRKRSRSKSKRRSRSHSRGSRSRKRSRSRKRSRSRRKSRSRSRSKRRSRSRDRRAKRSRSRHRRSTSRSRRSRSRTKRSRSRERKRSHRARDEKRSRSSRSRSKRHSPSPSTRSRSSRSKDIVPPTKSSSSKRRSRTPDRKLKPISEDIEIKSTRSSVDSKSRKSVSVEKSDNMDISNSP, from the exons ATGGCTGGTGGAAATCAAGCGCGCGTCATTCAAGTGACGAACATTGCACCCCAAGCCACGAAAGATCAAATGCAAACATTGTTTGGTAACATTGGGAAAATCGAAGAAATCCGTCTATACCCGACTGTGCGTGATGTGTCTTGCCCCGTGCAATCTCGCATTTGCTATGTTAAGTATGCGGAAAGTAGCTGTGTTCCAGTGGCACAACATCTAACTAACACTGTATTTATTGATCGAGCACTAATTGTCATACCTGTGCTGGCAATTCCTGAAGAATATCGCGCATTGGAGATGTCCAAAAATGGTACAATCGTACCGGGACTACAAAAGCCGGATTCAAAGTTACCTCCAGAAGTGATCAATCGTATTGAAGGCCAGTCCCCACAACAG GTTATAAAAACTTATGATCCTAAACTGTTGGACAACAATTTACCCGAATATCCAGCATTGCCATCGTTTTATGACGCtagaaaaattgaagaaatacgCAGAACGATAATCGTATGTGATGTGAAGAATGAATGGCGTCTTGACGATTTAATGGAATGTTTTCAACGTGCGGGTGAAGTAAAATACGCAAGATGGGCGGAGAAAGATGGTAAAACTTATTGTATGATCGAATTCTGCGATCAACCAAGTATTATACATGCTCTTAAAATGCAAGGACACGAATTCAAGGGAGGATATTTAAATGTGTATCATTCAACTGATTCCATAACCAAGCCAGAAGCAAAATCAAATGAGGCAGCGCAGGCAGAAATTGAAGAGGCAATGACTATTGTAAAAGAAGCTCAAAATATGATTTCAGCTGCAATTGATCCCGTAATTGGTATGTTGGCTAAGGATAAGCGTCGACGTTCCCGCTCACGTTCAAGATCTCGTGATCGTCGCACTAGTCGTTCGCGTTCACATCGTTCACGCTCCAGACGTCGTTCTCGGTCTCGTACTCGTAAACGATCCCGTAGCAAGTCCAAACGACGTTCTCGTTCGCATTCTCGTGGTTCACGTTCACGCAAAcgctccagatcacgaaaacgCTCTCGATCCCGTCGTAAGAGTCGGTCTCGCTCACGTTCTAAAAGGAGGTCTAGGTCCCGCGACCGTCGTGCCAAACGTTCTCGTTCACGTCATCGTCGTAGTACCTCGAGATCACGTCGTTCCCGATCCCGTACTAAACGTTCTCGCTCTCGTGAGCGCAAGCGTTCGCACCGTGCTCGTGATGAGAAACGTTCTCGCTCTTCGCGGTCACGCAGTAAACGTCATTCGCCATCTCCATCAACACGATCACGTTCAAGTCGCAGCAAAGATATTGTTCCACCAACAAAATCGTCTTCGTCTAAGCGACGTTCGCGTACTCCTGATCGCAAATTAAAACCTATTTCAGAAGATATAGAAATTAAAAGCACGCGATCAAGTGTGGACTCCAAGTCTCGCAAATCTGTTAGCGTGGAGAAATCGGACAACATGGATATATCTAATTCACCATAA